A DNA window from Streptomyces asoensis contains the following coding sequences:
- a CDS encoding MarR family winged helix-turn-helix transcriptional regulator, which translates to MSMDMTTVGDSGLLDTLQHEVAVFARRAEQTRLGGVGQVRNSMDRAAYLLLNRLDNEGPMGVKALAASMGIDSSTVTRQVAPLVDTGLVKRTSHPEDGRAVVLQLSPRGQSRLEEVRSSRRQLMAELTEDWAPEEREAFCSLLTRFNTALSSRMAAQGMPGAEPSSAAS; encoded by the coding sequence ATGTCGATGGACATGACGACCGTCGGTGACAGCGGTCTTCTCGACACGCTTCAGCACGAGGTCGCGGTGTTCGCCCGGCGTGCCGAACAGACCCGGCTCGGCGGCGTCGGGCAGGTGCGCAACTCCATGGACCGCGCCGCGTACCTGCTGCTCAACCGACTGGACAACGAAGGTCCGATGGGCGTCAAGGCGCTCGCCGCGAGCATGGGCATCGACTCCTCCACGGTCACCCGGCAGGTGGCCCCGCTCGTCGACACCGGCCTGGTCAAGCGCACCTCGCACCCCGAGGACGGCCGGGCCGTGGTACTCCAGCTGTCCCCGCGCGGGCAGTCCCGGCTGGAGGAAGTGCGTTCCTCCCGGCGCCAGTTGATGGCGGAGCTGACGGAGGACTGGGCGCCGGAGGAGCGCGAGGCGTTCTGTTCGCTCCTCACCCGCTTCAACACCGCGCTGTCCTCCCGGATGGCCGCCCAGGGCATGCCGGGCGCGGAGCCGTCGTCGGCCGCCTCCTGA
- a CDS encoding sigma factor-like helix-turn-helix DNA-binding protein codes for MRGRRADQETRRTREFEAFVAGAGGRLLHAATLLTAEDADANPRARRLLTLALAHTYACWDRLHGEDPYNRAREYLATRFAHGAWHRYGALPLGRGRAHPAAGPLARLTAQERLVLVLRLYEGVADEQVAALLGLPTERVRTVCDRAMATLLHPPRGPAPAVRRAKAAAS; via the coding sequence GTGCGAGGCAGGCGTGCGGACCAGGAGACCCGCCGGACGCGGGAGTTCGAGGCGTTCGTCGCCGGAGCGGGCGGGCGGCTGCTGCACGCGGCCACCCTGCTCACGGCCGAGGACGCGGACGCCAACCCGCGCGCCCGGCGCCTGCTGACGCTCGCCCTCGCGCACACGTACGCGTGCTGGGACCGGCTGCACGGCGAGGACCCGTACAACCGGGCCCGTGAGTACCTGGCCACCCGCTTCGCGCACGGCGCCTGGCACCGGTACGGCGCCCTGCCCCTCGGCCGAGGACGCGCGCACCCCGCGGCCGGCCCGCTGGCACGGCTCACCGCGCAGGAACGTCTCGTGCTGGTGCTGCGGCTCTACGAGGGGGTCGCCGACGAGCAGGTGGCGGCCCTGCTCGGGCTGCCCACGGAACGTGTCCGCACGGTCTGCGACCGGGCCATGGCGACGCTCCTGCATCCGCCGCGCGGACCCGCGCCCGCGGTGCGCCGGGCGAAGGCGGCGGCCTCGTGA
- a CDS encoding cystathionine gamma-synthase, producing the protein MSDRHISQHFETLAIHAGNTADPLTGAVVPPIYQVSTYKQDGVGGLRGGYEYSRSANPTRTALEENLAALEGGRRGLAFASGLAAEDCLLRTLLSPGDHVVIPNDAYGGTFRLFAKVVARWGVEWSVADTSDPSAVRAAITPKTKAVWVETPSNPLLGITDIAAVAQVAREAGARLVVDNTFATPYLQQPLSLGADVVVHSLTKYMGGHSDVVGGALVTADAELGEELAYHQNAMGAVAGPFDSWLVLRGTKTLSVRMDRHSENATKVAEMLTRHARVTSVLYPGLPEHPGHEVAAKQMRAFGGMISFRVTGGEEAAVEVCNRAKVFTLGESLGGVESLIEHPGRMTHASVAGSALEVPGDLVRLSVGIENVDDLLEDLQQALG; encoded by the coding sequence ATGAGCGACAGGCACATCAGTCAGCACTTCGAGACCCTCGCGATCCACGCGGGCAACACCGCCGATCCCCTCACCGGCGCGGTCGTCCCGCCGATCTACCAGGTCTCGACCTACAAGCAGGACGGCGTCGGCGGTCTGCGCGGCGGCTACGAGTACAGCCGCAGCGCCAACCCGACCAGGACCGCCCTCGAGGAGAACCTCGCCGCCCTCGAAGGCGGCCGCCGGGGCCTCGCGTTCGCGTCCGGACTGGCGGCCGAGGACTGCCTGTTGCGTACGCTGCTCAGCCCCGGTGATCACGTGGTGATCCCGAACGACGCCTACGGCGGCACCTTCCGGCTGTTCGCGAAGGTCGTCGCGCGCTGGGGCGTGGAGTGGTCGGTGGCCGACACCAGCGACCCCTCGGCCGTGCGGGCCGCGATCACCCCCAAGACCAAGGCGGTGTGGGTGGAGACCCCCTCCAACCCGCTGCTCGGCATCACCGACATCGCCGCCGTCGCGCAGGTCGCCCGGGAGGCCGGGGCCCGCCTCGTCGTCGACAACACCTTCGCCACGCCGTACCTTCAGCAGCCGCTGTCACTCGGCGCGGACGTCGTGGTGCACTCCCTGACCAAGTACATGGGCGGCCACTCTGACGTCGTCGGCGGCGCGCTGGTCACCGCCGACGCGGAGCTCGGCGAGGAGCTGGCCTACCACCAGAACGCGATGGGCGCAGTCGCCGGGCCCTTCGACTCCTGGCTGGTGCTGCGCGGCACCAAGACGCTGTCGGTGCGCATGGACCGGCACAGCGAGAACGCCACCAAGGTCGCCGAGATGCTGACCCGCCACGCGCGCGTGACGAGCGTGCTCTACCCGGGTCTGCCCGAGCACCCCGGACACGAGGTCGCCGCCAAGCAGATGCGGGCCTTCGGCGGCATGATCTCCTTCCGGGTCACCGGGGGCGAGGAGGCGGCCGTCGAGGTCTGCAACCGCGCCAAGGTCTTCACCCTCGGCGAGTCGCTGGGCGGCGTCGAGTCCCTCATCGAGCACCCCGGGCGCATGACGCACGCGTCCGTGGCCGGCTCGGCGCTCGAGGTGCCCGGCGACCTCGTCCGGCTCTCCGTCGGCATCGAGAACGTCGACGACCTCCTCGAGGACCTCCAGCAGGCCCTGGGCTAG
- a CDS encoding DUF5707 domain-containing protein has product MSRRVALSVTAGVVVLGGAGAFAVAHAGEQPPALAHSTARYTAPGAQRDGSLTFVTEVKASSGVKNVKVLAWPADSEFAEKGLTEKDMAAVESAVCKPAGKDTARCTYTTTVTLADAQSSPHGVWHVAVLATAQDGSTTLDREAADFRIG; this is encoded by the coding sequence ATGTCCCGACGCGTTGCCCTGTCCGTGACCGCCGGTGTCGTCGTCCTCGGGGGCGCCGGTGCCTTCGCCGTCGCCCACGCCGGGGAACAGCCCCCGGCGCTGGCGCACAGCACCGCCCGCTACACCGCCCCCGGCGCGCAGCGCGACGGCTCGCTGACCTTCGTCACCGAGGTGAAGGCCTCCTCCGGCGTCAAGAACGTCAAGGTCCTCGCGTGGCCGGCGGACTCGGAGTTCGCCGAGAAAGGGCTGACGGAGAAGGACATGGCCGCGGTGGAGTCGGCCGTCTGCAAGCCCGCCGGGAAGGACACCGCGCGCTGCACCTACACCACCACGGTGACCCTGGCCGACGCCCAGTCGTCGCCGCACGGCGTCTGGCACGTCGCGGTCCTGGCCACCGCGCAGGACGGCAGCACGACCCTGGACAGGGAGGCGGCCGACTTCAGGATCGGGTGA